A window from Bacillus thuringiensis encodes these proteins:
- a CDS encoding insecticidal delta-endotoxin Cry8Ea1 family protein: MNSYQNKNEYEILDASRNNSNMSTRYPRYPLANNPQMPMRNTNYKEWLAMCADNKNNEQVPISPLDQEWRTVLPILFSAAASLTGLISLPTFGAISAGAAIAAALTSILFPSQGPDVFNELMGATENLLKREIETYVRGRAASELLALEDQRAYFKSAFDYWRLHPTDGNAIATVAARFHTVNGAFVTAMRLFRPAGYEALLLPVYAQAARLHLLHLRDGVLFANEWGLAKPDPGDLHDQEFNAKAAEYADYCELTYNTELNRIKTTSGKTWFDYNQYRRLMTFAVLDVVAKFSILNPRIYSLALQGEILTRKIYTDPVNFSPGSSIADDENRYTVPPSHVRQLVNSRLFTNVASVQNAGFIGNQNRYKNIGVSDLVDGPIIGQSVFEKVDADIPTNVSVFEVGVNGIQNDYPRNIGLKKTPSNAFTNNYAGSTNNLGPFTTVSLPPKDDKPLDHTNFSHRLSDIILPGNKGSSFAWTHVDVDPTGNYLSTTKINLIPATKASKLPLSFQLRKGPGFIGGDLVRLGNGVGISYKFNFQSSDSSANFRIRIRYAGAGSGASGGGQVYFKLGNYQSPDTSWGHTGFDSNNVKYNQFKVLELLGTAGNITANDLEIIVWTRDPGASDFYLDRLELIPMTGISTEYNEPQKLETAKKAVTDLFTN, translated from the coding sequence ATGAATTCATATCAAAATAAAAATGAATATGAAATATTGGATGCTTCACGAAACAACTCTAATATGTCTACTCGTTATCCTCGGTACCCACTAGCAAATAATCCACAAATGCCTATGCGAAATACGAACTATAAAGAATGGTTAGCTATGTGTGCAGATAATAAAAATAATGAACAAGTGCCTATTAGTCCCCTTGATCAAGAATGGAGAACTGTTCTTCCAATTCTCTTCTCCGCTGCTGCTTCTTTAACAGGATTAATATCACTTCCAACTTTTGGTGCTATATCAGCAGGAGCAGCCATAGCAGCAGCCTTAACGTCTATTTTGTTCCCTAGTCAAGGTCCAGATGTATTCAACGAGCTTATGGGGGCTACAGAAAATTTACTAAAAAGAGAAATAGAGACTTATGTTAGAGGAAGAGCGGCTTCAGAACTTCTAGCCTTAGAAGATCAAAGAGCATATTTTAAATCAGCTTTTGATTATTGGAGATTACATCCTACAGATGGCAATGCTATAGCTACGGTTGCCGCTAGGTTCCACACAGTAAATGGTGCTTTTGTAACAGCAATGCGCTTATTCAGACCGGCAGGTTATGAAGCATTACTGTTACCAGTTTATGCACAAGCGGCGCGTCTTCATTTACTCCATTTACGAGATGGTGTCCTGTTTGCGAATGAATGGGGACTAGCTAAACCAGACCCTGGAGACTTACATGACCAAGAATTTAATGCTAAGGCCGCTGAGTATGCGGATTATTGTGAATTAACGTATAATACAGAGCTAAACCGCATTAAAACTACTTCAGGTAAAACATGGTTTGATTATAATCAATACCGACGACTTATGACATTTGCTGTTTTGGATGTAGTTGCTAAATTTTCAATTTTAAATCCTCGCATATATAGCTTAGCTTTGCAAGGAGAAATTCTCACTCGAAAAATATATACCGATCCTGTTAATTTCTCACCAGGTTCTTCAATTGCAGATGATGAAAATAGATATACAGTCCCACCATCACATGTTAGACAATTAGTCAACTCAAGATTATTTACTAACGTGGCATCTGTTCAAAATGCTGGATTTATTGGAAATCAAAATCGTTATAAAAATATAGGCGTTAGCGATCTAGTTGATGGTCCTATAATCGGACAATCAGTATTCGAAAAAGTGGATGCAGATATACCGACAAATGTATCGGTTTTTGAAGTTGGTGTAAATGGTATACAGAATGATTATCCACGAAATATAGGTTTGAAAAAGACTCCTTCAAACGCATTTACAAATAATTATGCTGGAAGTACGAATAATTTAGGTCCTTTTACTACGGTCTCTTTGCCACCTAAAGACGATAAACCATTAGATCATACTAATTTTAGTCATCGATTATCAGATATAATTCTTCCTGGAAATAAGGGCTCATCTTTTGCATGGACTCATGTTGATGTCGATCCTACAGGAAACTATTTATCAACAACTAAGATTAATTTAATACCTGCTACAAAAGCATCTAAACTACCACTTTCATTCCAGCTAAGAAAGGGACCAGGATTTATAGGGGGAGATTTAGTCAGATTAGGAAATGGCGTCGGAATTTCTTATAAGTTTAATTTCCAATCCTCCGATAGCTCAGCTAATTTTAGAATTCGTATACGTTATGCAGGTGCAGGTTCAGGTGCTAGTGGTGGTGGGCAGGTATATTTTAAATTAGGGAATTATCAATCTCCAGATACTTCTTGGGGCCATACTGGATTTGACTCTAACAATGTGAAGTATAATCAATTTAAAGTATTAGAGCTTTTGGGAACTGCAGGAAACATTACAGCTAACGACTTGGAAATTATAGTATGGACAAGGGACCCAGGTGCTTCTGATTTTTATCTAGATAGATTGGAATTAATCCCAATGACGGGGATATCAACAGAATACAATGAACCACAAAAATTGGAAACAGCCAAAAAAGCAGTGACCGATTTGTTTACCAATTAA
- a CDS encoding recombinase family protein, with the protein MKVGYVRVSTIDQNLDLQFDALKSYGCDKIFQDKLSGVKDKRPGLEEALQYVRPGDSLVVWRLDRLGRTMRHLIQIVNELNERGISFYSVHENITMDRSSATGQLMFHLFASFAEFERNLIRERTEAGRIAARARGRFGGRPEKLKDKEIDMIQTLVANKTPIKDVAQMLGVSRTTVYRYLNK; encoded by the coding sequence ATGAAGGTTGGATATGTTCGAGTATCTACAATTGATCAAAATTTAGACTTACAGTTTGATGCTTTGAAATCTTATGGATGCGATAAAATATTTCAAGATAAATTAAGTGGGGTTAAAGATAAAAGGCCAGGCTTAGAGGAAGCGCTTCAATATGTACGTCCTGGTGATTCCTTGGTAGTTTGGCGATTAGATCGCTTAGGTCGTACTATGCGACATCTTATTCAGATTGTTAATGAATTAAATGAACGAGGGATTAGTTTTTATAGTGTTCATGAAAATATTACAATGGATCGTTCAAGTGCTACTGGTCAACTTATGTTTCACTTATTTGCATCTTTTGCGGAATTTGAACGTAACTTGATTCGTGAACGAACGGAAGCTGGTAGAATTGCTGCACGAGCAAGAGGGCGCTTTGGTGGTAGACCAGAGAAACTAAAAGACAAGGAAATTGATATGATACAAACCCTTGTTGCCAATAAAACTCCTATTAAAGATGTAGCTCAAATGCTTGGAGTCTCTCGTACTACGGTTTATCGATATTTAAATAAATAG
- a CDS encoding PH domain-containing protein, with protein sequence MQNILDQAKTILSSDEKVLDFLHGSLDVFEFRHPVRPGVLIATNKRLYFYGPDLVGDAWVNEYFYENISKLKEKKNLSGVPSILFWNKNERVGIKNIQSKNLSEFIQIIRDKIIND encoded by the coding sequence ATGCAAAATATATTAGACCAAGCCAAGACAATATTATCTTCAGATGAAAAAGTTCTAGATTTTTTACATGGATCTTTAGACGTTTTTGAATTTAGGCATCCTGTACGCCCTGGAGTATTAATTGCTACAAATAAAAGATTATATTTTTACGGTCCTGATTTAGTTGGTGATGCATGGGTTAATGAATATTTTTATGAAAATATATCAAAACTGAAGGAAAAAAAGAATTTATCTGGTGTACCCAGTATACTTTTTTGGAATAAAAACGAAAGAGTAGGCATCAAAAATATTCAAAGCAAAAATCTTAGCGAATTTATACAGATAATTCGTGATAAAATAATCAACGACTAA
- a CDS encoding DUF3991 and TOPRIM domain-containing protein — protein sequence MAYVSAEDAMKARKVDLISYLEAKGEAFKKEGNYYRHTEHDSLIIKGNQYAWNSRGEKGYGAISFAMMYYEMTFPQAVMDIQKGDYKEFDRSKAEEERKKEQRPFSYPKHLEVNKQTEIKEYLIHERKINPRLVNWLIKKDLIAQDKKNNVVFKWREEGGKGQVIGMNRQGTVKMENKRGSFKQIVPNYEKIHAGFTVDVGKPDKIYFYEDPIDMLSHWSIKQNNIQNARLVSMHGLKSKTVIQSLMDAKKEGHDIKEVIMAVDNDKAGKDFIQTMKCFVDLKEDIPMNEKDWNDVRKKQVTEQQAKETAQPKKMKPIKEVERSV from the coding sequence ATGGCATATGTCAGTGCGGAGGATGCGATGAAAGCAAGAAAAGTTGACTTGATTTCATATCTGGAAGCAAAAGGCGAAGCGTTTAAGAAAGAGGGGAACTATTATCGTCATACGGAGCATGACAGTCTCATCATTAAAGGGAATCAATACGCCTGGAATAGTCGAGGGGAAAAAGGATATGGAGCGATTAGCTTTGCCATGATGTACTATGAAATGACATTTCCACAAGCTGTGATGGACATTCAGAAGGGGGACTACAAAGAGTTTGATCGTTCAAAAGCTGAAGAGGAGCGCAAAAAAGAGCAGCGGCCTTTTAGTTATCCCAAACACCTGGAAGTAAATAAGCAAACAGAGATTAAAGAATATCTAATTCATGAACGGAAAATTAATCCTCGTTTAGTAAACTGGCTGATTAAAAAGGATCTCATCGCCCAGGATAAGAAAAATAACGTGGTGTTCAAATGGAGGGAAGAGGGAGGCAAAGGGCAAGTCATTGGAATGAACCGTCAAGGTACGGTCAAAATGGAGAATAAAAGGGGTAGTTTTAAGCAAATTGTCCCGAATTATGAAAAAATCCATGCAGGTTTTACGGTTGATGTAGGTAAACCGGATAAGATTTATTTTTATGAAGATCCAATCGACATGTTATCTCATTGGAGTATTAAACAAAATAATATCCAAAACGCTCGTCTGGTTTCTATGCATGGATTGAAGTCGAAAACAGTGATTCAATCTTTAATGGATGCGAAAAAAGAAGGGCACGATATTAAAGAAGTCATAATGGCAGTTGATAATGATAAGGCTGGGAAAGACTTCATTCAGACAATGAAATGCTTTGTCGATCTTAAAGAGGATATTCCAATGAATGAAAAAGATTGGAACGATGTCCGAAAGAAACAAGTGACTGAGCAACAGGCAAAAGAAACAGCCCAACCAAAGAAAATGAAACCAATTAAAGAGGTGGAGCGAAGTGTCTAA
- a CDS encoding restriction endonuclease — translation MSNLPEMPNILQILMYGFILYVLFRICKFMYRKIQERRILKRMAKSGIRYIDKMDGHQFEVYLKALFRELGYSPTVTKQSNDFGADLVLKGKNRIVIQAKRYGMKNRVGISAVQEIYAAQAYYKAHEGWVVTNSVYTRQATELAEACNVKLIDRVELQKLINKINPEYSAEDVYQGVKPAERKCPICKHDLVIRNSNKTGNKFFGCSQYPTCTHTEPINS, via the coding sequence GTGTCTAATCTACCAGAAATGCCAAACATATTACAAATTTTGATGTATGGTTTTATCCTTTATGTTCTTTTTCGTATTTGTAAATTCATGTACCGGAAGATCCAGGAGCGAAGAATATTAAAGCGAATGGCTAAGTCTGGTATTCGCTATATAGACAAAATGGACGGACATCAATTCGAGGTATACCTAAAAGCTCTCTTTCGAGAGTTGGGTTATTCTCCAACAGTTACAAAGCAGTCAAATGATTTCGGAGCGGATTTGGTATTGAAGGGGAAGAATCGTATTGTAATCCAGGCGAAACGCTACGGGATGAAAAATAGAGTCGGCATCAGTGCCGTACAAGAGATATATGCAGCACAAGCTTATTACAAAGCACACGAGGGCTGGGTTGTAACAAACAGTGTATATACAAGACAAGCGACAGAATTAGCAGAAGCTTGCAATGTAAAACTAATAGATCGTGTAGAACTTCAGAAATTGATTAATAAAATCAATCCCGAATATTCGGCTGAAGATGTGTATCAAGGGGTAAAACCTGCAGAACGGAAATGTCCCATATGTAAACATGATTTAGTCATTCGGAACTCGAATAAAACAGGTAATAAGTTTTTTGGCTGTTCACAATATCCCACATGTACACATACAGAACCAATTAATTCATGA